Genomic segment of Rhodococcus sp. W8901:
GGTCGTGCCCGGTTCCGGCCAGGTCGGCATGCTCGCCCGCAGCGGCCACATTCCCCTCGGCTACTACAAGGACGAGGAGAAGACCAAGGCGACGTTCAAGGTCCTCAACGGAACTCGCTACTCGATTCCGGGCGACTACGCCACGGTCGAGGAGGACGGCACCGTCACGATGCTCGGCCGCGGATCGGTCTCGATCAACAGTGGCGGCGAGAAGATCTACCCTGAGGAGGTCGAGGGCGCCGTCAAGACGCACCCCGACGTCTTCGACGTCCTGGTCGTCGGTGTGCCCGACGAGCGCTGGGGCAACCGTGTCGCGGCCGTCGTCGCACCGCGCCCCGGAACCAACCCGAGCCTGAACGATATCGTCGAGGCAGCCCGCAAGGAGATCGCCGGCTACAAGGTGCCGCGCAGCCTGTGGCTCGTCGACGAGATCAAGCGCTCGCCGGCCGGTAAGCCGGACTACAAGTGGGCCACCGCGGAGACCCAGTCGCGCGACGCCGACGATCACTACACCAACGGCAAGGACGCTTGATGCACACCGATCTCGCCGAGAAGTTCGGCATCCAGTACCCGATCTTCGGTTTCACGCCGTCCGAGCATGTGGCAGCAGCAATCTCGCGGGCCGGTGGACTCGGTGTCCTCGGTTGCGTCCGGTTCAACGATCCGGAAGAGCTCGAGGCCACCCTCACCTGGATGGACGAGAACACCGACGGAAAGCCGTACGGCGTCGACATCGTGATGCCGGCCAAGGTCCCCACCGAGGGCGCGGCGGTCGACCTGGACAAGCTGATCCCGGCCGAGCACCGCGCATTCGTCAACCGGACTCTCGAGGAGCTCGGGGTCCCGCCGCTGTCGGACGATGTCGAGCGCGCGACGGGAACGCTCGGCTGGCTGCACTCGGTGGCACGCTCGCATGTCGATGTGGCACTCAATCACCGGATCGCGTTGATCGCCAACGCTCTCGGCTCGCCGCCGAAGGACGTCATCGACCTCGCTCACGAGAAGGGCGTGCCGGTCGCGGCCCTCGCCGGGGCCGTCGGGCACGCGCGCAGCCACGTCGAGAACGGTGTCGACATCGTCATCGCGCAGGGCTACGAGGCCGGCGGCCACACCGGTGAGATCGCCTCGATGGTGCTCGTCCCCGAGATCGTCGACGCCGTCGGCGACTCCGCCGCCGTCCTGGCGGCGGGCGGCATCGGCAGCGGCCGTCAGATCGCCGCCGCGCTCGCGCTCGGTGCGTCCGGTGTGTGGATGGGGTCGTACTGGCTCACCACGTCGGAGTACAAGCTCGGCAGTGCCGCCGACGGTCCGTCGTCGATCCAGCGTGCCCTGCTCGGTGCCACGTCGGCCGACACGGTCCGCTCGCGGATCTACTCCGGCAAGCCGGCCCGGCTGCTCAAGACCAAGTGGACCGAGGCGTGGGCCAAGCCCGACGCCCCCGATCCGCTGCCGATGCCGCTGCAGAACATCCTCGTCAGCGAGGCACACCAGCGCATCTCGGCGGGTGACGACCCCGAGGTCGTGGCCATGCCGGTCGGACAGATCGTGGGCCGGATGAACGAGATCCGCCCCGTCGCCGAGATCATGGCCGAACTCGTCGAGGGCTTCGAGTCGACGGTGGCCAGGCTCGACAGTCTGAAGTAGCCTTCGCGGTCACAGAAGAACTGGAGCCCGGAACGACGAAAGTCGTTCCGGGCTCCAGTTCTTCGTCGGAGCTAGGCGTCTGCGGTCTGACGCTCCAACGTGAGCGCGAGCTCCGGTGTGAGGAGTGCGAATTCGTCCTGGCCGCGCTCACGGATCCACACGGGCTCGGGGCAGTGCCAGCGCTCCGCACTGAGCGTGCGGGTGACGACCTTGAACGTTGCGGTGCGCGGGAACTCGCTGCACACCCGCAGCAGGGTCGGGCGCTGCTTGGGCCCCAGATCGGGCTGCCCGTCCAGGAACTCGGCGAAGGCGACCGGATCGAAGTCTGCCGCATCTGCGGTGGGGATGACGGCGGCCATCACGCGGTCGCCGACCTCCCGATCCGGTACCGCGTACACCGACACCTGCGCGAAGCCGGGATAGCGCACCAGGATCCGTTCGATCGGCGCGGCGCCCAGGTTCTCGCCGTCCACCCGGAGCCAACCGGAGCTGCGTCCGGCGAAGTAGACGAAGCCGTCGGCGTCGCGGTAGGCGAGGTCGCCGCTCCAATACATGCCGTCGCGCAGGCGCTCGGCGTCCGCCTCGGGATTCTTGTAGTAGCCGGCGAACGCGCCCGCGCCGGAAACGTTGACCATCTCGCCCGTCGACTCCTCGGCGTTCACGAGGCGGCCGGAGGCGTCGAATTCTGCAGGCGGGCAGACGGCGCCGGTGTCCGGGTGGCGGATCTCCACGTTGTCCGGGAGGAGCCCGAGGGCGCCCGCCGGGGAGTCGGGGTGCGCCGAGATCGACACGCCGCCCTCGGTGCTGCCGAAGCCGTCGATCACGCGCGCCCCGAAGCGACGCGAGAACTCCTTGACCACCGGCGCGGAACCCTCGTTGCCGTACATGATCTTCAGCGTGTTGTCGGCGTCGTCGGAGTGCTCCGGGGTCGCCACGATGAACGACAGCGGCTTGCCGACGTAGTTGGCGTACGTGACGCCGTAGCGGCGCACATCCGGCAGGAAGCCGGACGCGGAGAACTTTCGTCGCATCGCGATACCGGACCGTCCCCGCAGGGCGACGGCCCACGCGG
This window contains:
- a CDS encoding NAD(P)H-dependent flavin oxidoreductase; the encoded protein is MHTDLAEKFGIQYPIFGFTPSEHVAAAISRAGGLGVLGCVRFNDPEELEATLTWMDENTDGKPYGVDIVMPAKVPTEGAAVDLDKLIPAEHRAFVNRTLEELGVPPLSDDVERATGTLGWLHSVARSHVDVALNHRIALIANALGSPPKDVIDLAHEKGVPVAALAGAVGHARSHVENGVDIVIAQGYEAGGHTGEIASMVLVPEIVDAVGDSAAVLAAGGIGSGRQIAAALALGASGVWMGSYWLTTSEYKLGSAADGPSSIQRALLGATSADTVRSRIYSGKPARLLKTKWTEAWAKPDAPDPLPMPLQNILVSEAHQRISAGDDPEVVAMPVGQIVGRMNEIRPVAEIMAELVEGFESTVARLDSLK
- a CDS encoding long-chain-fatty-acid--CoA ligase is translated as MTATPTVADLLAQVRHIDTHGIRFEDAYIPWTDHVHGMYDRASALNHLLDPARPRHFGVLMDNVPEFSSLLGAAAFSGAVLAGLNTTRRGEALARDIALSDCQIVFTENTQAHLLDDIDLGDVRVINVDSPDWAEILSPFAGSPAIPPTAAPDDLLMLIFTSGTSGDPKAVRCTHAKIADPGVMLADRFGLSNDDVVYMSMPMFHSNAMMAAWAVALRGRSGIAMRRKFSASGFLPDVRRYGVTYANYVGKPLSFIVATPEHSDDADNTLKIMYGNEGSAPVVKEFSRRFGARVIDGFGSTEGGVSISAHPDSPAGALGLLPDNVEIRHPDTGAVCPPAEFDASGRLVNAEESTGEMVNVSGAGAFAGYYKNPEADAERLRDGMYWSGDLAYRDADGFVYFAGRSSGWLRVDGENLGAAPIERILVRYPGFAQVSVYAVPDREVGDRVMAAVIPTADAADFDPVAFAEFLDGQPDLGPKQRPTLLRVCSEFPRTATFKVVTRTLSAERWHCPEPVWIRERGQDEFALLTPELALTLERQTADA